The following proteins come from a genomic window of Nostoc sp. TCL26-01:
- a CDS encoding papain fold toxin domain-containing protein codes for MQWLRENRISGRIIKIQTRNGEDYIISTRLERLLINDSITMNGIHYGVEVKERVFDNLSTEGLTLSDWLNDFDCPSGEFLVDYLSEI; via the coding sequence ATGCAGTGGTTAAGAGAAAATCGGATATCTGGAAGAATTATTAAAATTCAAACACGTAATGGTGAGGATTATATAATTAGTACACGTCTAGAAAGGCTCTTAATCAACGATTCAATTACAATGAATGGAATTCATTATGGTGTGGAGGTGAAAGAAAGAGTATTTGATAATCTATCAACTGAGGGATTGACTCTTAGTGATTGGCTCAATGATTTTGACTGCCCAAGTGGAGAATTTTTGGTTGACTATTTGTCTGAGATTTAG
- a CDS encoding type II toxin-antitoxin system VapC family toxin, with amino-acid sequence MYLLDTNICIALLNEHPLAITKFNRFFSQCYLSIIVVSELYKGVYCYQQVAKNLEILAQFTEFLSVEPFEIEAAIEFGKIQSELRKIGKPTGEFDALIAAVARSRDDILVTNNIKDFINIPNLKLDNWLEA; translated from the coding sequence ATGTATCTACTAGATACCAATATTTGCATTGCATTGCTGAACGAACATCCCCTAGCTATTACTAAATTTAATCGCTTTTTCAGCCAATGTTATCTCTCTATCATTGTAGTATCAGAACTATATAAAGGCGTTTATTGTTATCAACAGGTAGCCAAAAACCTAGAAATCTTGGCACAATTTACAGAATTCTTATCAGTAGAACCATTTGAAATAGAAGCAGCTATCGAATTTGGCAAGATTCAAAGCGAACTTAGAAAAATCGGAAAACCCACTGGAGAATTTGATGCTTTGATTGCTGCTGTTGCTCGTTCTCGTGATGATATCCTTGTTACTAACAATATTAAAGATTTTATCAATATTCCCAACTTAAAATTAGATAACTGGTTAGAAGCTTGA
- a CDS encoding Spx/MgsR family RNA polymerase-binding regulatory protein yields the protein MSLQVYGIPNCGTCKKAFNWLQNHNIDYEFMNTKENPPTRDQIQNWVKSLGSAPMRNTSGQSYRALSEEKKTWTDEQWIDAFANDAMLLKRPLFVKDGTAVLVGFRDETVIREKLEL from the coding sequence ATGTCTCTTCAAGTTTACGGCATTCCCAACTGCGGCACTTGCAAAAAAGCTTTTAACTGGTTGCAAAACCACAACATTGACTATGAATTTATGAACACCAAAGAAAATCCGCCCACCCGTGACCAGATTCAAAACTGGGTGAAATCTTTGGGTTCTGCTCCCATGCGGAACACTTCTGGCCAATCCTACCGCGCTTTGAGTGAAGAAAAGAAGACTTGGACTGACGAACAGTGGATTGACGCATTCGCTAACGACGCAATGCTGCTCAAACGTCCGCTTTTCGTCAAAGATGGAACAGCCGTGCTGGTAGGCTTCAGAGATGAAACAGTCATTCGAGAAAAATTAGAACTTTAA
- the cas6 gene encoding CRISPR system precrRNA processing endoribonuclease RAMP protein Cas6: MLIRSTWTLTVSEPVSLPRAYGLELVKDLHRRMKITFADIAIPPVTYSGIIGSCSTSGDFITFSPDNFYRLSLSGLQDMTAKAVYHLELSPYIEFLGAKFEVVNRENETTSYEQLYQTLVVSEPEPIKRFNLDFITPTVFAQNRTRLALPVPYLMFRSWLERWNYFAPVYLGSDELMCFMNDVITLRKHKIQTRIFKIANGYVNGFTGNVILQVSHNTEPLLANVANLLVNYSQFTGTGMKTRLGMGLTNVNFNSLVT, encoded by the coding sequence ATGCTAATTCGTTCTACTTGGACATTAACTGTATCTGAGCCAGTTTCTCTACCCCGTGCTTATGGCTTAGAACTAGTCAAGGATTTGCACAGAAGAATGAAGATAACTTTTGCAGATATAGCAATTCCTCCTGTCACTTATTCAGGAATCATTGGTTCTTGCTCTACCTCTGGGGACTTCATAACTTTCAGTCCGGATAATTTTTACAGATTATCTCTTTCTGGTTTACAGGATATGACTGCCAAGGCAGTTTATCACCTGGAATTATCACCTTACATTGAGTTTTTAGGAGCTAAGTTTGAGGTAGTGAATAGAGAAAATGAAACTACCAGCTATGAACAACTTTATCAAACTCTCGTCGTCTCTGAACCGGAACCCATTAAGCGATTTAATTTGGATTTCATTACTCCTACTGTCTTTGCTCAAAATAGAACTCGTTTAGCCTTACCTGTACCTTATTTGATGTTTCGCAGTTGGTTAGAACGATGGAACTATTTTGCACCTGTTTACTTAGGTAGTGATGAATTAATGTGTTTTATGAATGATGTAATTACACTAAGAAAGCACAAAATTCAAACTAGAATATTTAAAATAGCAAATGGATATGTTAATGGTTTCACAGGTAATGTAATCCTACAAGTTTCGCACAATACTGAACCATTATTGGCAAATGTTGCTAATCTTCTAGTTAACTATTCTCAGTTTACAGGTACAGGAATGAAAACTAGATTAGGCATGGGTTTAACAAATGTGAATTTTAACTCATTAGTTACATAA
- the csm5 gene encoding type III-A CRISPR-associated RAMP protein Csm5, protein MVSSPNTIQNQLNAYKECNYQSQRIQLTSPLIHIGSAESTLTPFDYIQRDIHSREKAINRLIYFPNQDALIAVLSQRGELHNYIKLTKEYINERYRLIQKRENVLNLLEKILGSNWWTACSSDNTLIFPTASISYNKTDQEIKKLRPLIRNGLGELYIPGTSIKGAIRTAIAYYLLKHQVHTTILSDIEQKLIQLNFGSIKRKKAYLDDEKLIRLANNLEISLNSYLFSNFRLMHEYCIVEEINTPNTDLMRAIKVTDSSSLHKSDGVNLSIVSEVISSSFYVNGSERFAKESATNFVEMVWNAQTEFTLTIDTEMLSQFQHEQGMQLPRKLWTIEGILEICQEFAQAQWEHEKKYWNSITDNPSDEKLNFSRIRKFYNNNCSYNLRVGWGSGMIGTTIGLHFNEETREHIRNACGTSTNSSETPKSRRTAIIPTQTKTTKRALGWVQLTPAEAVC, encoded by the coding sequence ATGGTCAGTTCACCTAATACTATCCAGAATCAACTAAATGCCTATAAGGAATGCAACTATCAATCCCAACGTATTCAGTTAACAAGTCCTTTAATTCATATTGGATCAGCAGAATCTACTCTAACTCCTTTTGACTATATTCAGAGAGATATACATAGTAGAGAAAAGGCAATAAATCGATTAATTTATTTTCCTAACCAAGATGCTTTAATAGCAGTTTTATCTCAAAGAGGAGAACTACATAATTATATTAAGCTTACAAAAGAATATATTAATGAAAGATATAGATTAATTCAAAAGCGTGAGAATGTACTGAACTTACTTGAAAAAATACTTGGTAGCAATTGGTGGACAGCCTGTAGTTCAGATAATACTCTTATTTTCCCTACAGCAAGTATTAGCTATAACAAGACAGACCAAGAAATTAAAAAACTAAGACCTTTGATTCGTAATGGCTTGGGCGAATTATATATACCTGGAACATCTATTAAAGGTGCAATTAGAACCGCAATCGCCTACTATTTACTTAAACATCAAGTACACACAACAATCCTGAGCGATATTGAGCAAAAATTAATACAACTTAACTTTGGGTCTATTAAAAGAAAAAAAGCTTATTTAGATGACGAAAAGTTAATAAGACTAGCTAATAATCTGGAAATATCTTTGAACAGTTATTTATTCTCAAATTTTAGGCTGATGCACGAATATTGCATAGTTGAAGAAATAAATACTCCTAATACGGATTTGATGAGAGCTATAAAAGTTACTGATTCTTCCTCACTACACAAGAGCGATGGTGTTAACTTATCTATAGTATCTGAAGTTATTTCATCAAGTTTTTACGTTAATGGTAGTGAAAGATTCGCCAAAGAAAGTGCTACTAACTTTGTAGAAATGGTTTGGAATGCCCAAACAGAATTCACACTTACTATTGATACAGAAATGCTATCACAGTTTCAGCATGAACAGGGAATGCAATTACCTCGTAAATTATGGACTATAGAAGGGATTCTAGAAATTTGCCAAGAATTTGCACAAGCGCAATGGGAACATGAAAAAAAATACTGGAACAGTATTACAGATAATCCTAGTGATGAAAAACTAAACTTTAGTCGTATTCGCAAATTTTATAACAATAATTGCTCCTATAATCTCAGAGTTGGCTGGGGAAGTGGAATGATCGGAACTACAATCGGTTTGCATTTTAATGAAGAAACTAGAGAACATATCCGCAACGCTTGTGGTACTTCAACCAATTCTTCAGAAACTCCAAAATCTAGGCGTACTGCAATAATTCCCACTCAAACTAAGACAACTAAACGAGCTTTGGGATGGGTTCAGCTAACCCCTGCGGAGGCTGTATGCTAA